The following nucleotide sequence is from Thermodesulfovibrionales bacterium.
TGAGGTCGCCATAGGATCCTATGTCCTCGGTCCCTTCACCCTCGCCGGTCAGATCATGGAACTGAACGACCTGTTAAAGCTCTCCTTCAAGAAGGCGGATAAGGTCGCAAAGCTCCTCGACGTGATGGCCGATGCGATTATCATCGTCGCGAAAGAGTATGAAAGGGCCGGCGCTGATTACATAACGGTTCGGGAAATGGGCGCTACGACCGATGTGCTCAGTCCGAGGGTTTTCAAGAGCCTCATCTTCCCCCCCCTCCAGAAGATCATGAAGGAGATAAAGGTGCATTCGGTACTGCACATCTGCGGTAAGACGAACGACATCGTGACCTTCATGATGGAGTCGGGCCCGAACGCCATCAGTGTCGAGCAGAAGAACGACGTTGCGGAAACGAGGAAGAAATTGGGAAAAGACGCCCTCATCTTCGGCAATTATGACCCCTATAACGTCCTTGTCTCGGGTGACGAAAATCTCGTGCGGTCCACCATGAGGAACTGTATCGACAACGGCGTGAGCGCGGTCTGGCCGGGATGCGATATCTGGCCGACGGTGCCTCCTCAGAATATGACGGCGATGATCGATGAAATCAAGAAA
It contains:
- a CDS encoding MtaA/CmuA family methyltransferase, whose protein sequence is MTSRERVLKLFKGEAIDRIPCFSGMGNVTEEGINKLGYRFAGIHLDAKQMADTAASTYKMFGFECGVVPVDLCVEAEAMGCVINVYPHAEGILYPTIKEKLIHKEDEMDIKLPADLASKGRVPLLKEAIKILKADIGNEVAIGSYVLGPFTLAGQIMELNDLLKLSFKKADKVAKLLDVMADAIIIVAKEYERAGADYITVREMGATTDVLSPRVFKSLIFPPLQKIMKEIKVHSVLHICGKTNDIVTFMMESGPNAISVEQKNDVAETRKKLGKDALIFGNYDPYNVLVSGDENLVRSTMRNCIDNGVSAVWPGCDIWPTVPPQNMTAMIDEIKKYGGKK